The genome window TGGTTCCAGGCCGACGATGGCGACGCCGCGATTGATATAGGGCATCAAGGCATCGAGTGTGCGTCGTGCTTCCTGCTTTGCTTCATCGACCAGGCCGGCGGACAGATAAGTGCGACCACAGCACAGCGGACGTTCGCCTTCCTTCACATTGAAATGCACGGTGTAGCCGGCGGCTTCCAGCACCGCTTGTGCAGCGCGCGCGTTTTCCGGTTCCATGTAGTTGTTGAAGGTATCGACGAACAGCAATACCTCCTTGTTGCCGCTTGTTGACTTGCTGCCTGTGCCAAGTTGCGACAGGAAGGACGTGCGGAAACGCGGGAAGGCGCGTTGCGGTGCGAGTCCCAGGCTCTTCTTCAACCAGCTGGAGACAAATGGCAGTTTGTCTCCGATTGCCAGCAAGCCACCAATACGGCTGGCATAAGGTGCGTAGCGCGGCATGAAGGCCACCATTTTTTCACGCAGCGTGCTGCCATGACGGCTGGCCCAGGCGGCGCGTGCTTCTATCTTGACCTTGGCCATATCGACGCCGGTCGGACAATCGCGTTTGCAGCCTTTGCAAGACACGCACAGGTCGAGCACTTCCTTCACTTCCGCGCTGGCCAGGCCGTCGTCGCCGAGCTGGCCCGAGATCGCGAGGCGCAGGGTATTGGCACGGCCACGCGTGACATGACGCTCATCCTTGGTGATGCGATAGCTGGGGCACATGGTGTCTGCATCGAATTTGCGGCAATGACCATTGTTATTGCACATCTCGACCGCTTTGGCCAAGCCACCGGTCCTGTCATCGCCGGTGCCGGGTGCAGTCTCTACACCGCTGGCCGGATCGCGTGTGACATCCCAGGCCGACCAATCCATCTGTGTTTTAAGCGGCAGTTCGCGATAGCCGGGAGCAAAGCGGAAATTGCTTTTCTCATCCATCTTCGGTGGTCGCACGATCTTATCCGGATTGAAGCGATTGTCGGGATCGAACAAATCCTTGATTTCGCTAAAAGCCTGGTTGATCTTCGGCCCATACTGCCACGACACCCATTCACCGCGACACAAACCATCGCCGTGTTCACCGGAATATGCGCCCTTGTATTCACGTACGAGTGCCGATGCTTCTTCGGCGATCTGGCGCATATCAGCCGCGCCATTACGACGCATATCGAGGATAGGGCGTACGTGCAAGGTACCGACGCTGGCGTGTGCGTACCAGGTACCTTCGGTATGATATTTGTGGAAAACTTCAGTCAGGCGGCTGGTGTATTCAGCCAGGTGTACCAGCGGCACCGCGCAGTCTTCGATGAAGGAAACGGGTTTGCCGTCGCCCTTCATGCTCATCATGATATTCAGGCCGGCCTTGCGCACATCCCATAAGGATTTTTGTTCGCCGGCATCGACCATGTCGACCACCGAACCCGGCAAGCTGAGATCGCTCATCAGGTCGGACAGGGCGGACAGCCGTTCCACTAGCGCCGCCTTATCATCACCTGAAAACTCCACCAACAGGATGGCTTCCGGCGTGCCGACCAATGCCTTTTCAATCACCGGACGGAAGGCCGGATTGTTCAGCGATAACTTGATCATCGTGCTGTCGACCAGCTCTACTGCAGTCGGCAATAGCTTGACGATGTGTTGCGCCGAATCCATCGCCTGGTAAAAGGTCGGGAAGTTAATGACGCCCAGTACCTTGTGTTTGGGCAGCGGCGACAGTTTGAGTTTCAGTTGGCGGCTGAAGGCCAGCGTACCTTCCGAGCCGACCAGGATATGTGCCAGGTTGGCGCTGCCGTCGTCGGTATAGGCGCGTGGGTTCTGGCAATCGAAGAGATCGATGTTGTAACCACCGACGCGACGCAATACTTTTGGTACGCGTTCGATGATTTCATCCTGTTCCCGTGTGGCGATGCGACGCAAGCCTTGCGTAATTTCCTGCAGGCGGGCATTAGCCGCCATCTTTTCCAGCGTTTCGAAACGAGCTTGCGTGCCATCGGCGAGTACCGCATCGATAGCCAGCACGTTGTGCACCATATTGCCGTATTCGATGGAACGCGAGCCGCAGGAATTATTACCGGCCATACCGCCTATCGTGCATTGCGCCGCGGTCGAGACATCGACCGGGAACCACAGGCCGTGTGGTTTGAGCCATGCATTCAAATGATCGAGCACGATGCCCGGCTCAACGGTAATCGTGCGCTCTATCGGATCGAAATCGACGACATTGTTGAGCCATTTACTATTGTCGATGACAAGTGCTTCGCCTACTGTCTGGCCGCACTGGCTGGTGCCGCCGCCGCGTGCGAGGATAGGGGTTTTTTCCGAACGTGCAATGTCGAGACACAGCAGGAGGTCATCCTGGTCGCGCGGTACTACCACGCCTATTGGCATGATTTGATAGATGGATGCATCGGTGGCATAGCGGCCGCGATCTGCCTTGCTGAACAATACGTCGCCTCGCAATTCCTTGCGCAAACGGCTGGCCAGCGGACTCGGACTACTGCCGCTTACAGGAACGAAGTGGATAGGCTTGACGAGCATGTTCGTGGTGTCCTTTTCTGGAACAAATAAGTATTCAGGTGATGCTGCACAGTTGCTGCTGTGTCATATCTTTGATGCCTGCCATCGGAGAACTCCATGGCGAAAGGGGTGATACAGGCATACCCGCCCGGGTACACCTGTATCCGTCATGCTGCTTGCTAACGATCTTGGGTTGCGCAAGCATGGAGCTGACCTCGGTAACTAATGGCTAGTAATGAATCAGGCTGCGATTTTCAGCGGCGGGATTTTTTGTTCAGCCAGGAAATCCATTGCCGCGCCTACACCGCTGCCTGCCAGTTTGACGCCGGCGATCTTCAAGCCCATTTCACAGCCGGCCAGGGTCGCCATCAGGCTCAGGTCATTTGCTTCACCGAGGTGACCGATGCGGAACATGCGGCCTTTCATCTTGCCGAGGCCGGTACCCAGCGACATATTGAAGCGTTCATAAATGATTTTGCGTATCGCATCCGCGTCGAAGCCTTCCGGTGTCATGACGCCGGTCAGGATAGGCGAATAGACAGCAGGATCGGCACATTGCACTTCCAGGCCCCAGGCTTGGACTGCCAGGCGGCAAGCAGCCGACAGACGGTCGTGACGAGCGAAAACATTGTCCAGGCCTTCTTCCAAAATCATGTCCAGCGCTTCATTCAAGCCGTACAAGAGGTTGGTGTTCGGTGTGTATGGCCAGTAGCCGGTTTTGTTCATCTCGATGATTTCAGTCCAGCCCCAGAATGCGCGCGGCAGTTTGGCGGTTTTGCTGGCTTCGATCGCTTTTTTGGAGACCGCGTTGAAGCTGATGCCCGGTGGCAGCATCAAGCCTTTTTGCGAACCGGAAACGGTGACGTCGACGCCCCATTCATCATGGCGATAGTCGGCTGCAGCGAGGCCGGAGATGGTATCGACCAGCAGCAGTGCAGGGTGGCCGGCTGCATCAATCGCTTTACGTACTGCTGCGATGTTCGAGGTCACGCCGGTCGAGGTTTCGTTGTGCACGACGCAAACCGCTTTGATGACGTGGCCGGTATCGGCACGCAGGCGTGCTTCGATGGCATCGGCCTGAACGCCGCGACGCCAGCCTTCGATGCCTGGCAAACCAATGAATTCAGGTTTGAGGCCGAGTGCTTCCGCCATTTTTTTCCACAATGTCGCGAAATGGCCGGTTTCATACATCAGTACGGTGTCGCCAGGGCTGAGGGTATTGGTCAGCGCCGCTTCCCATGCGCCGGTACCGGATGCCGGGTAGATCACGACAGGCTGGGTGGTTTTGAAAATCTTTTGAATGCCGGACAGAACTTGCAATCCCAGCGCGCCGAATTCAGGGCCGCGGTGGTCGATGGTTGGGAGGCTCATCGCACGCAGAATGCGGTCTGGCACCGGGCTAGGACCTGGAATTTGCAAGAAATGGCGGCCTGCTGGGTGGAAGTCTAACTTCAACATTTCGTTCTCCTAAGGAAACTACGCATTAATTGAATATTGCATACAAAATACTTTAGCAGACGGATTTTGATTAGTAAAGCGTTTTGCATGGAAACGCGGCGAATTTGCCAAAGCTGAGATTTATGTTGTCGAAATACCTCTTTGGAATAGCTTCGCGGATATAGACCCGGCCGTTTCTGGCATTGGTTTTAGCTAGGCATCAGGAAGATGTTGGATTTATTGCCTTGTCGTATGGCGCAGTGCGTCATCCCAGACACAATTAGATTAAAATAGAGTTAAATTAATTTGGACTTCGTATGCAAAATACATTGATGGATGTTGGTACCCCGATGACTAGTCCTGACTTGCCAAGGATGGAACGTCAGCGCCTGCATGATGCGGTGGTAGAACATTTGCAGCGCCTGATTATTGAAGGTGTGCTGACGCCCGGCATGAAGCTGAATGAGCGTGAAGTGTGTGAACGCCTCGGAATCTCGCGTACGCCTTTGCGTGAAGCGATGAAAGTGCTTGCGTCTGAAGGCTTGATCGACATCGTGCCGAATCGTGGTGCTTTCGTGTCGAAGATGAATGACACCGAGATCTGGGAAGCATTCGAAATGATGAGCGGCCTCGAAGCCTTGTCCGGCGAGTTGGCTGCCGAACGTATCTCGCCTGCCGAGATCGCTGATATCAAGGTCTTGCATCAGGCGATGCTGGTTTGCCGTGCGCAAAATGATTTGCCCGGTTACTACAGCCGTAACCAGACCATCCATAACAAGATCAATGAAGCGGCGCGCAATTCGATGCTGCGTCAAATCTATTTGTCGGTGAATCGTCGCCTGCTGGCGCTGCGTTTCAAATCCAACTTCAAGGAAGAGAAGTGGGATCGTGCAATTAATGAGCATGATGAAATGATCCAGGCATTGGAAGCACGCGATGGCAAACGCCTGGCGGGTATCCTGCGCCAGCATTTGCTCGACAAGCGTGATTCCGTCATGGCGGATTTGCGCGATGCCAGCAACCGTGCCGGTGCAACAGCAGCAGCTGTATTGCAAAGGGAAACGCTGAAGTAAATGTAGCCAGTTTGCTTGTGCGCTATTCGCATAATGAAAAAAGCCTGGAGATCACTCTCCAGGCTTTTTTGTTTGTTGGAAAGGAGCGGTAGCTCCCCATCCATTAAACCAATCAGGCAGGCTTTTGGCGTGTCTGACGCAGGTTACTGATGATGCTGCTGATGACAGGCCAGACCAGGGCGATTACCGCCAGGGTCATGACAGTGCCTACCAGGCCGCTACCCCAAAACACGCCGAGCGCGCCTTTGGAACCAACCATGGTTTGACGGAATGCATCTTCTGCGCGGTCGCCGAGTACCAGTGCCAACACCAGTGGTGCCAACGGATACTGCAGCTTCTTGAAGATGTAGCCAATCACGCCAAAGACCACCATCAGCCAGATATCAAACTCGGCACCGTGCACCGTGTAAGCACCGATTGCGCAGATCACCATGATGGCCGGCGCAATGATGGAAAACGGAATGCGCAGGATGGCGGCAAACAGCGGTACTGTGCTTAACACCACCAGCAGGCCGACGATATTACCGAGATACATACTGGCGATCAGGCTCCAGACAAAGTCCTTCTGTTCAACGAACAGCATAGGTCCCGGTTGCAAGCCCCAGATCATCAGGCCGCCGAGCAAGACCGCGGCAGTGGCAGAGCCCGGGATGCCGAGTGCCAGCATAGGCAGCAGTGCGCTGGTGCCGGCTGCATGTGCTGCGGTTTCCGGTGCCAGTACGCCTTCAATATTGCCTTTGCCGAAGGATGCCGAATCACGTGACAGTTTCTTCGCCATGCCGTAGCCCATGAAGGATGCCGCGACAGCGCCACCCGGTGTAATACCGAGCCAGCAACCAATGACCGACGAACGCAGCAGGGTCATCCAGTAGCGCGGCATTTGTGCCCATGTCTTGAAGACTACCTTGAGGTCGATGGAGGCTTTCTTGCCCTTGAATGCCAGGCCTTCTTCCATCGTGATCAGGATTTCACTGACGCCAAACAAACCGATCACCGCGACCAGGAAGTCAAAGCCGCGCAGCAAGTCAGGGATGTCATAAGTCATGCGCAACTGCCCGGAGACCGTATCCATACCGACTGCCGCCAGCATAAAGCCGACACACATCGAAATGATGATCTTTGCCTTTGGTTCCTTGCCCATGCCGATGAAACTGCAGAAGGTCAGGAAATAGACCGCGAAGAATTCCGGCGGACCGAAGCGCAAGGCAAACTTGGCGACGACCGGGGCCAGGAAGGTGATGACGATGACGCCGAACAATGCACCTATGCAGGAGCCGGTGAAAGCGGATGTTAACGCCTGTCCGGCCTTGCCTTGCTGTGCCAGCGGATAGCCATCGAAGGTAGTGGCTACCGACCACGCCTCCCCGGGGATATTGAAGAGGATGGAAGTAATCGCACCACCGAATAATGCGCCCCAATAAATACAGGACAGCAGGATGATGGCGGAGGTCGGGTTCATCGAAAAAGTCAGCGGCAGCAGGATGGCAACGCCATTCGGACCACCGAGACCAGGGAGTACGCCGACCACGATACCAAGCAGGATGCCGATGAACATCAATGCAATATTGTGCCAGCTGAGGACGTGGCCGAAGCCCGTCATGAGTGAGTTAAGTTCTTCCATGTTTTTTCCTCAGAAGCCTAGCCAGTTTTCAATCGGACCCTTGGGCAGCGGCACCTTGAATTGAATCTCGAAAACAAAAAAGAACACCAGCATCAGGATGATCGATACGCTGGCCGCTTTCCACCACGGGAACTTGCCGAGGAAGAGCATGAAGGCAGCGATGAAGATGATGGATGCGACATAGATGCCGAGATAGGCGATGGCAAAAACAAAAATGACCAGCGGTACCAGGATGACTGCAACCAGGCGTGCTTGCGCAATTTCCAGGAAAGGCGTCTGGTCGTTGTCGCGTATTGCATGCACCAGTACGACTATGCTGGCGAGCAGGATGACTACACCCAGGCGGAGCGGGAAGTAACCGGCGTCGGGGCCGTAAGAACTCCAGCCTGCGCCGAGTTGATAGTTACTCCAAATGGTGACCAGGGATACAACAGCGAGCGTAATCGCAACCAGGATCTCTGCGTTACGGATGGTAATGACAGTGGGAGAGGACTCTCTCTCTGCTTCTGCGGGAGTGTCTGAAGGATTCATATTCGTTTGTCCGTGATGTGACCCAATGACGGCGGCAGGGTATGCCGGTCATTGGGCCAGGGTGATGACGGTGAATTACTTGGTGAGGATGAAGCCGGCGTCTTTCATGATTTCGCGGTGCAACTGCTCATCCTTGGTCAGGAAGGCATTGAGCTGGGCGCCAGTGACGAACTCCGGTTTGAGTGCATTCTTTTCCAGATAGGTTTTCCACTCTGGAGTAGCAACGACTTTTTGCAGCAGGTCAACGTAGAACTGGGTTTGTTCCGGTTTGACGCCGCCCGGCATCATGAAAATACGCAGCATTTCATAGCTGACATTCAAGCCTTGTTCCTTGCAGGTAGGAATGTCGGACCAGCCTTGGGTTGCTGTGACTTTGGCGGTATAGCTGATGCGTTTGTCCGAGAACACGCACAGTGCCTGGTGTTCGCCCGCGCGCCATTGCGAAACGGATTCGGAAGGATTGTTGGTGTCGGAATTGATGTGGTTACCGGACAACTGGGTTGCCGCTTCACCACCGCCTTTATACGGAATGTAGAGGAATTTCGCACCGGTCTGCTTTTCAATCATCATGGTAATCATGTGATCTTCACGCTTGGAGCTGGTGCCGCCCATCTTGAATGTTTCCGGCTTTTTCTTTACATCGTCGATGTAAGCCATAGGCGTTTTATAGCCGGCCTGGGTATTGGTCCACAGTACGAATGCATCCTGCGCGATCATCGCGATCGGGGTCAGGTCCTTCCAGTTGAATGGCAGGTTGGTCGCGAGTGGGGTGGTGTAAATCGACGAGGATGCGACGATGATTTTGTTAGGGTCGCCTTTGGCCGCCTTCAGGTCCAGCAAGCCTTCTGCACCGCTGGCGCCGGCCTTGTTTTGCACGATGATGGGCTGCTTCATCAGGTTGTGCTTGGTGATGATGCCCTGGATCGAGCGCGCCATCTGGTCGGAAGCACCGCCGGCACTGAAAGGTACGACCAGTTCGACCGGTTTGGTCGGTTCCCAGGCGGAAGCGCTGAGTGCACAGCACATCGTGGTGAGGAAGAGGCCGACTTTCATTGGCTGGCGAATGATATTTTTCTGCATGATGTTGTCTCCTGTAATTGGGTTGATGCCCTTATTTGCCGATCTACTGCATCAGTAGCGCACAACGATGCCCGCATCTGAATTCGTTTTCAGCCGTAAATGCCATGCGTCTGACGCGCTTTTCTCATTTCGGCCGTACTGCTTAGTCCTGAAAACACAGGATCACAAATTTGCGATCTATGCATTTAGAATATTGAATACAATATACATTTGAGAAAAAATGTCAATTACTGGATGCCAGATCGCGGAAATTTTTTTGATTTTTCTGTGCAAGGCTGCAAAAACGGCATTTTGAGTACAAAACCGGGCTATTTCATGAAAGTGTTGATAGACGGAAATTCCATCCATGAAAAAGCCATTACTTATTAATCAGGAGTCCCCATGAAAGATGTTTCCACACTGAAGCCACCCCCCTTTGCCCGTATCGGTGACCCTGTTTCTTCCGTCAGTACGCCGGCGCTGGTGCTTGACCTGGACGCCTTTGACGCCAATACCCAACGCATGGCGGAATTGGCGCGGCGCCATGGCGTGGCCCTGCGGCCGCATGCGAAGGCGCATAAATCGACGGCAATTGCATTGCGCCAGCTGGAATTGGGTGCGGTGGGCGTGTGTTGCCAAAAGATGAGCGAGGCTTACCCCTTTGCCGCGAAGGGTGTGTTGAGCATCCATATCAGTAATGAGTTTGTCGGTGCCGACAAGGTGGCGATGGCGATCGAGCTGGCCAATTACGTGCGCTTGAGTGTGTGCGTCGATCATGTGGCGCAGGTGGAGGCCTTGGGCCAGGCCGCGACGCAGGCCGGAGTCTTGATTACCGTATTACCGGAAGTGGATATCGGGCAGGGGCGTTGCGGCGTCAAGGGCAATGACGCACTGGCGGCATTGGTGGATCGCATCGCCGCACATAAAGGTTTGCGTTTTGGTGGCTTGCAGGCGTATCACGGTGGGATCCAGCATCTGGCAAGCTGGGAGCAGCGCAGGCAGGCGGCAGAAACGGCAGCACAGGCAACTGCGCAGTATGTACAATTCCTCGCCGCACGCGGTATTGCTTGCGATGTCA of Janthinobacterium sp. Marseille contains these proteins:
- a CDS encoding FAD-binding and (Fe-S)-binding domain-containing protein, with product MLVKPIHFVPVSGSSPSPLASRLRKELRGDVLFSKADRGRYATDASIYQIMPIGVVVPRDQDDLLLCLDIARSEKTPILARGGGTSQCGQTVGEALVIDNSKWLNNVVDFDPIERTITVEPGIVLDHLNAWLKPHGLWFPVDVSTAAQCTIGGMAGNNSCGSRSIEYGNMVHNVLAIDAVLADGTQARFETLEKMAANARLQEITQGLRRIATREQDEIIERVPKVLRRVGGYNIDLFDCQNPRAYTDDGSANLAHILVGSEGTLAFSRQLKLKLSPLPKHKVLGVINFPTFYQAMDSAQHIVKLLPTAVELVDSTMIKLSLNNPAFRPVIEKALVGTPEAILLVEFSGDDKAALVERLSALSDLMSDLSLPGSVVDMVDAGEQKSLWDVRKAGLNIMMSMKGDGKPVSFIEDCAVPLVHLAEYTSRLTEVFHKYHTEGTWYAHASVGTLHVRPILDMRRNGAADMRQIAEEASALVREYKGAYSGEHGDGLCRGEWVSWQYGPKINQAFSEIKDLFDPDNRFNPDKIVRPPKMDEKSNFRFAPGYRELPLKTQMDWSAWDVTRDPASGVETAPGTGDDRTGGLAKAVEMCNNNGHCRKFDADTMCPSYRITKDERHVTRGRANTLRLAISGQLGDDGLASAEVKEVLDLCVSCKGCKRDCPTGVDMAKVKIEARAAWASRHGSTLREKMVAFMPRYAPYASRIGGLLAIGDKLPFVSSWLKKSLGLAPQRAFPRFRTSFLSQLGTGSKSTSGNKEVLLFVDTFNNYMEPENARAAQAVLEAAGYTVHFNVKEGERPLCCGRTYLSAGLVDEAKQEARRTLDALMPYINRGVAIVGLEPSCLLSLRDEFLSYGYGEEAKKLASMAWLFEEFLVNEKAAGRLQLDLKPLPVSKAMVHGHCHQKAFNAVRPVQTVLQWIPQLDVALIESSCCGMAGSFGYEAEHYEASQAMGELKLFPAIRAAEANTLFVADGTSCRHQIADGTQENAMHVARVLADSLRAH
- a CDS encoding aminotransferase class V-fold PLP-dependent enzyme, producing the protein MLKLDFHPAGRHFLQIPGPSPVPDRILRAMSLPTIDHRGPEFGALGLQVLSGIQKIFKTTQPVVIYPASGTGAWEAALTNTLSPGDTVLMYETGHFATLWKKMAEALGLKPEFIGLPGIEGWRRGVQADAIEARLRADTGHVIKAVCVVHNETSTGVTSNIAAVRKAIDAAGHPALLLVDTISGLAAADYRHDEWGVDVTVSGSQKGLMLPPGISFNAVSKKAIEASKTAKLPRAFWGWTEIIEMNKTGYWPYTPNTNLLYGLNEALDMILEEGLDNVFARHDRLSAACRLAVQAWGLEVQCADPAVYSPILTGVMTPEGFDADAIRKIIYERFNMSLGTGLGKMKGRMFRIGHLGEANDLSLMATLAGCEMGLKIAGVKLAGSGVGAAMDFLAEQKIPPLKIAA
- a CDS encoding GntR family transcriptional regulator, producing the protein MQNTLMDVGTPMTSPDLPRMERQRLHDAVVEHLQRLIIEGVLTPGMKLNEREVCERLGISRTPLREAMKVLASEGLIDIVPNRGAFVSKMNDTEIWEAFEMMSGLEALSGELAAERISPAEIADIKVLHQAMLVCRAQNDLPGYYSRNQTIHNKINEAARNSMLRQIYLSVNRRLLALRFKSNFKEEKWDRAINEHDEMIQALEARDGKRLAGILRQHLLDKRDSVMADLRDASNRAGATAAAVLQRETLK
- a CDS encoding tripartite tricarboxylate transporter permease; amino-acid sequence: MEELNSLMTGFGHVLSWHNIALMFIGILLGIVVGVLPGLGGPNGVAILLPLTFSMNPTSAIILLSCIYWGALFGGAITSILFNIPGEAWSVATTFDGYPLAQQGKAGQALTSAFTGSCIGALFGVIVITFLAPVVAKFALRFGPPEFFAVYFLTFCSFIGMGKEPKAKIIISMCVGFMLAAVGMDTVSGQLRMTYDIPDLLRGFDFLVAVIGLFGVSEILITMEEGLAFKGKKASIDLKVVFKTWAQMPRYWMTLLRSSVIGCWLGITPGGAVAASFMGYGMAKKLSRDSASFGKGNIEGVLAPETAAHAAGTSALLPMLALGIPGSATAAVLLGGLMIWGLQPGPMLFVEQKDFVWSLIASMYLGNIVGLLVVLSTVPLFAAILRIPFSIIAPAIMVICAIGAYTVHGAEFDIWLMVVFGVIGYIFKKLQYPLAPLVLALVLGDRAEDAFRQTMVGSKGALGVFWGSGLVGTVMTLAVIALVWPVISSIISNLRQTRQKPA
- a CDS encoding tripartite tricarboxylate transporter TctB family protein yields the protein MNPSDTPAEAERESSPTVITIRNAEILVAITLAVVSLVTIWSNYQLGAGWSSYGPDAGYFPLRLGVVILLASIVVLVHAIRDNDQTPFLEIAQARLVAVILVPLVIFVFAIAYLGIYVASIIFIAAFMLFLGKFPWWKAASVSIILMLVFFFVFEIQFKVPLPKGPIENWLGF
- a CDS encoding tripartite tricarboxylate transporter substrate binding protein, which produces MKVGLFLTTMCCALSASAWEPTKPVELVVPFSAGGASDQMARSIQGIITKHNLMKQPIIVQNKAGASGAEGLLDLKAAKGDPNKIIVASSSIYTTPLATNLPFNWKDLTPIAMIAQDAFVLWTNTQAGYKTPMAYIDDVKKKPETFKMGGTSSKREDHMITMMIEKQTGAKFLYIPYKGGGEAATQLSGNHINSDTNNPSESVSQWRAGEHQALCVFSDKRISYTAKVTATQGWSDIPTCKEQGLNVSYEMLRIFMMPGGVKPEQTQFYVDLLQKVVATPEWKTYLEKNALKPEFVTGAQLNAFLTKDEQLHREIMKDAGFILTK
- a CDS encoding DSD1 family PLP-dependent enzyme; protein product: MKDVSTLKPPPFARIGDPVSSVSTPALVLDLDAFDANTQRMAELARRHGVALRPHAKAHKSTAIALRQLELGAVGVCCQKMSEAYPFAAKGVLSIHISNEFVGADKVAMAIELANYVRLSVCVDHVAQVEALGQAATQAGVLITVLPEVDIGQGRCGVKGNDALAALVDRIAAHKGLRFGGLQAYHGGIQHLASWEQRRQAAETAAQATAQYVQFLAARGIACDVITGGGTGTAEFDVSSGVYTEIQPGSYVFMDGDYGSKDWQGGWKPAHSLFIASTVMSTGKPGMAVCDVGLKGVAVDSGLPVLRPGDHGGQLQYKAANDEHGILQIAAGDTRDYLGERLFLIPGHCDPTANLYQQYVGYRRDVVECIWEIDARGLSQ